The DNA window CTCACTTTTGAGCAAGACCACGACTGCCAGATTCTTGAGTAGGGACAGAGTTAGAGCGAATTGTATTGTTCGATGTCACACCACTGGTTAGGGTTTTCGTGTCACCAGCATTAGTACTAGGTTCCGACGCTGTCTGCGACCTTCCACCACTACCATCCTGACTCGCTCGATCCAGCTGCCCCAGTGCCGAGTACGCCGTGAACTGGCCCAGCGTGCCCTGGAAGAAAGATGCCGCCATCGGCGGTGCGGTGATGATCAACGTCGTCAGTACCAAACCCAATCCTCCTTGTTGCAGCGCCATGCTGCTGATGCCTTCGCCGGTAAAACCATTCAGTGCCCACTTCGCTACGAACGCCGCCCCCACCGCACCGACCACCTTCGTCGCCAGGCCCACCGTGAAGGTCAACACCGACAACGAGAACATCGTGCCGATTCCATACAACAACCACTTGCTAAACAGCGACCGCGTGGCCTGGAATAGCAGGCACAGGATGAATAATGGACCAAACCCCACCACCAGCGCCATCGCTATCTTGTTCAGCAGCAGCATCGAGCCCGCCACCACGCCAGGCCCCGCCATGCCGATGCCGGTAAACCAACGGGCACGGGTCTTTTGGTCTTCACCGTTCTTATCGCCTGCCGTCTGAATCTGGTCCAGGCCGGTCATTGCCACCTGCATCAGCATCAGGTTCTTGTCGATCGCCTCGTACGGGCTGGCGGAGTCGCCGGTCACTGTCTTGGTGATCGCCTCGCTGATGCCATCGGTCAGGGTCCAGTACAGCTGCGGTGAACCCTGGGCCATGCTGGTCGACAAACCAATGATCAGCGACGCCCGCAGCGCCGTCACCACCAGCCCCATCGCCGCTTCGCGCGACTGGCCCGTCACGATCCGATACCCCTGGATCAGAATCCACAGCGTCAGCAGCGTCAGCGCCATCACCCCCACCCATGCGGTCGTGCGCTGCAACAATTCCCACTGGAAAATCGCGATCTCGTCGCGCAGGTAATCGTTGATCAGGCGGAAAAACTGGTAATTGCCGATATTCGTCAGGAAATCACTGAGATTCATAAGTCACTACATCCACTAACTAAAGACGGCTGCGCCGTGGGCAGTCGCTGCCCCGGAATTGATTGCATGACATGCGCGGTGCAGTCAGCGCCCACGCGGCTGTTCAGTCTTTATCGATCTTCAACTTCCGCATGTCGGAAGGCGCGTCCGTCTTGATCGCCTCCAGCGCACGGCCCATCACTGCACCGGCAGCGAGCGTCTTGCCAAGACTCAACAAATCGTCAGGAATCCACGAGAACCACGAGGAGTCGTCCTCGGCTTTCGGCGGATCTTTCCCGCTCATCGCCGCAAGCGCCGCACCGGTCTGCTTGTCGGTCAGATACGCCAGCCGCCTGTCGTAGGCGAACATCGCCGACTCCATCTGCTGCCGGTCGATATCCATCATCGCTTTCAGTGCCAGCAACTTGTTGGTGTTGCTCTCAAGCAAACCGATCTGCTCGTCCTTGATCTCGGTGCGATTCTTCTCGATCTTGCGCAGGCGCTTCAACCGCTCGGTGGTGATCTCGTTCATCGCCACCATGTAGTTGAACTGCGCGTTACGGGTGCGCTGGGTCAGCTCGCATACCTGCTTTTGCACATCGGACACCGGCGTGCCCGATGTGGACGAGGCGCAACCAGCCACACCAAAGTCGTCGGCGACTTTCTTGAGAGCTTCCTTGGGCTTTTCGACTTCCTTGCCGCTGGATTCCTCACCGTCGCCCTTGCCGACCGATTGCGTCTTGATCAAACCCTTATCAACTACCTCCCACTGCGCACTGGCCGTTCCCGCCATGCAGAGCAGCACCAGTCCCGTGACTACGCGAGAGAAATGTCTGAACCGGGTTGTCATGGTGTTCTTCGCCTCCTGGGACACTAGCGGATGGATTGCCGGGTGCATCTGTTGATGGATGTTGGGATTACGCATCTTCCACCTCCTTGTCCTTGGCCGAGGCGCGCTTGCCCGAGCCCTTGCGGTTGGCATAGAACGCCTCCAGCCACTGCTCCGGGGTCAGCTGCTCCACGCTCACCCCCAGCTGACCAGCCTGGCGCGCCAGCACCTGATGCAGAATCTCGATGTTGTCGGTCGACGACGAAATCACCGACAGCGCATCGTCCATGCCGCGCAGGTTGAGCTGGCACACCGCCGAGGCGTGGCCCTGCTTGACCAGAAAGCAGCGCGAGCGCTCGTCCAGCGACGCCACCACCCGATACTCCGCATCGGTCAGCTTGAGCCCTTCCATATAGTCGCTGCGGCTGGCGCTCGGATTGGGCAGCAGGATCATCGTGGCCGTCTGCTCGATCAGCGCCGCGGCGATGTCGCTGGCAAGCGCATCCTCCGGGCTTTGCGTGGCGAAGATGCCCAGACCGTTTTGCTTACGGATGGTCTTCTGCTTGTTCTTGGCAAAGTCCTTCAAGCCGCCCTTGCCGTCCAGGATCTTCCAGAATTCGTCCATCACATAGATCAGCGGACGCCCGTCGATCAGCGCTTCCAGCCGGTGCAGCAGATAATTGATCACCGGCACCCGCACTTCGGCGTTGTCGATCACATCGGTGTAGTCGAAACCGATGATCGAGGCGTTGTGCAGATCGATCGTGTCCACCGGGTTGTCGAACACCCAGCCCAGCGAGTTGCCGGCGGTCCAGCGACGCAGGCGTGCATATAGCCCGTCGTCGCCCATGTTGGGCAGGCTCTTGCGGAAGTTGCTCATGCTGCGCAAGTGCATCGGCGTGTCCAGCATGCCTTCCACCGCGCGGTAGATGTCTTCTTCTTCGCGAGCGCTGTAATCGGCCTTGCCGCCCAGCACCTTGATCAGCTCGGCCAGGAACTGCGCATTGGCATCGTTGCGCTCGCACTGGAACGGGTTGAAGCCGGTCGGCGCGCCATTTTCCAGCGCCAGATAATTGCCGCCGCAGGCGCGTACGAAGATCTCCGCGCCACGGTCCTTGTCGAAAAAGAAGATCGTCGGAACCGGGTCGAACTTCTGCACCTGGCTCAACAGAAAGTTGATCAGCGCGGTCTTGCCGGTACCGGACTTGCCGATCACCATCGTGTTGCCGATCGCCTTCTCGCCCAACGAATTCTCCGCCGGGTGCGTGGCGTGGAAGTTGAAGTAATACGGTTGACCATTGGTGGTCTGCAGCGTGGTGACGCACTCCCCCCACGGATTGTTGTGCTGCTTGCCCTGCGCGAAATTGTGCAGCGGCGACAGCCCCAAAAAGTTGAGCGAACTGAGGTTGGCGATGCGCGTCCGGAAGCGCCAGTTGCCCGGCAGCTGCGCATAGAACGAGGAGGCGATCGCCAGGTCTTCCTTGGAGGACACGAAACCGGCGTTGGACAGCTCCGCACGCGTGGTCGCGATCTGCCGGGCCAGTTTGTCCTGGCTGTCGGCATACACCGCCAGCGTGAAGTGATACTCGCCCAGCACGAAGTTGCCCGACGCCACATCGTCCATTGCCAGGTCCAGGTCGCGGATCTGGCTGGAGGACTTGTCGCCCGAGGAAATCATCATGCCTTTGGTGCGCTCCAGCACCTTCAGCGCGTCGTGGCGACCGACCGGGCTGAAGGAATGGGTGACCACATACTCGAAGTCCAGGTATTTCAGGCCATTGAGAATGCCTGGATACGTCCCATCGGCGTATTCCTTGACGTTGAGGATCGCGCCGAAATGATTGATCCCATCCGGCGTGCGGATCACGAAGTCGCCGGTCTTGTTGGCAAACATATGCTTGCTGACAGGCAAATACGCCGGAACCGGCGCCTGCAGCACCGGCACCGGCTCGTCGATACGGTTGAGTAGATAACCGAGAAACTCAAGCGTCTCCGAAAACACAATGCCATTCTTGGCTTCGTACATGCCAAGTCGATAGGGGGAATAATCCTTCAGCACGGCCTCCACATTGGTGGCCAACTCGATCACCTTGGCGATCGCCTGCTCTTCTTCGACCCGAATCTTGTCTGGATCGCCGGACTTTTCCATCAATCGGCGTCCGGTGACCACCGGGCGATAAATCATGCTGAAATACAGCTCGTTCTGCATGATCTTCTGCGACGACAACGACGCGTAATACGCATCGGACAACGTCTGGTTGAACGACTGATTGAAACGGCTGGAGTTGCCGATCCTGCGACGACGACGGACATCGTGCACCCAAAACGCCACGTTGGCGAAATCCGGCGCTCGCAGGGTCTGCAACAGTCGGTTGAACGTGTTATGCCGCTGCTCAAGTTCGAGCTCATCGCGTCCGACGAAGGGCAGGCCCGCCAGATGCCAGATCAGCAGATAGTCGCCATCAGTCGTTTTGAGAACGGACGGCGCGACATGGGTCGAAACGGAGATGAATTCGCTGATCGGACTATCTGGGCTGAACATGGTATTACCATTTTAAGAAGGAAGCATCACACCAATATCGTCGTGCCAAACACCAGCCCCACGCGGTTTGCGCGCGTGGGGTTGGTAAACTTTCACTTGCTCACCGACGCTTTTTCGGGGGATTCTTTCGATATTCGTTGGGACTGAACACCCACATTCCCGAATAACGCTGGGCATTCCGAACACGCATACGGAACAACCAGCGCAACCCCAGTAATCTGAAAATCATCTCGTCCCGCTTGGCCATCTGCTGCATGACGAAGATGGTGACGGGAATCGTCAGTAGATACCAAAGATCGATGTACATCCCCAACAGCAGGCCACCGCCCGCGCCGATGAAAAATGGGATGTAGGGCACTCCCAGAAACATCGCCGGACGGGTGCACCCGCGGAAGAGGACATCTTTATGCATAATACTGAGCAAACTGCAGCAGCGTCATGGAAACCTCGGGGCAAGATTTCTCGCTGTTACTGCCGATCACCATGTTTGCAATCTGACTAGCTGCACCGATCAGGACACCGCCGATAAGGATTGGGGAAACCTCGGAAATACGCTTGTGCGCGAAGGCGATCTGGTAGCCGGCAACGATCACTGCGATTGTCACCACCACGGCTGATCCAATATTCAGCAGCTTCTCCACGCCTTTCAAGAAGCCGCACATTTTGTCTTGGGTCTCTGTAACACCGTCGCCAGCCGCACCCGCAGCACCTGCAACCAACAGCAACGATGTGAAGAGCAATGCCTTCATCGCTTGAGTCCCGATCATCTTGGCATCGGCAGCCATTTTCTTGTCGATTTCAAATTTCATGTCTAACTCCTTGAGAACAGAGGGGATCTAGCAGCCATATCCTTGGCGGTTTTGCATCCTAAAAAACAAAAGCGGTGTCTGTTGGCTGAGCGACAGGCGCTGGCCGTGGCGTCTGCACAACGCCTGCTGCCTGATGACCGGCATCCGGAGCCTTTTGCCCTGCAGCAGGAACGGCGACCCCGCGTCCTTGCCCTATTGCCTTGACGACATACAGCTCGTCGTCGGATGAAGGGGCCGGGGATGCCAGGGGCGGCAACGGTGCTGGCAAAGGGGACGCAAGCATAGAACCTTGCTGTGAAGCCTCTGTGCGCCCCGGGCTCGCCAGGTCCCGAATCCGACGCGCCACGATCGCATCGGCTAGCTCGGCGGCTGCCTGCCGCATGGGATTTTCGACACGTACCTTGATTGGGCGATTCGGAACCAAGGCGATGGGCTCAGCCCCCGAAGATGCCACCGACTGACGAATGGAGGCATAAATTTTCTGGACATAACCGTGCTTGAAGCCGGTCTCGAAATTACCCGAGTAATAGCAGCTAAAAGTCTTGCCCCAGTTGGCGCCGGACCGCGAGTGACACTCGGCCAGAATTCTGGATGCAGCCACCAGGTTGGGACACCTGGCGAATGCCATCTCGTAACTGGTCAGACCGTATTTCTGCAGGTTGTAGCGATTGACCTGACCAAGTCCCAGCGAGAAGTTGTAGCCCTTCTGCTCCAACATCTTGGCCGTGGCAACCGCTTCTTCCAGCCCGCGCGGCTCACGCACCAGCCGACCGCCGACGACACCGATGGCGTACGGATTACGCGATGATTCCACGCGAACGACGTGCTGCATGACCTCGCCGGGAACGGCAAGTCCAGTGCATCCCATCAATTCCATGCCAGGCAGCATAACGGTCTCCTTGAAACTAGAACGAGGTCAATCATTGGCGGCTGGTCAGCCGCCTCGCAGGGTTCTTGCCGGATCAAAATCGATCCCGGTGATAAAGCGGCGCCCGGCATGTGCCTTGATATGCACCACGATATCGATGGTCATGCGCAATAGCCGCTTGATCACCTCAAACTCCAAGCCGGAACCTTCATTGGAAGCCTTTACCATCAGCGCCAGTTGATCCCAGGTTTGATCAACGCTGCCGGCGTGGCAGCTGGTGATCGAACCAGGATGGCCAGACGCGCAGTTGCGAATAAAGTAGAACGATTCATCGCCACGCAACTCGGCAAGGATGATCCGATCAGGCTTCATGCGCAGGCAAGCTTCCATACAACTCTTGGCAGTCACATTACTCGCACTCTGGCCGCCCTTCGAGTAAAGCAGGTGCACCGAATTGGGCTGGCTGATGAATAGCTCTCGGGCATCTTCGATGGTGACCAGGCGTTCCTCGTTCGGAATATGGTTGACAAGGGCCTTCATGAAGGTGGTCTTGCCACTACCGGTGGCCCCAGCCACCACCACATTCTTCTTGTAAAGCACCGATTTTTTGAAGAACTCCGAGTAATCCTTATTGCGACGCAACTCAAGCAGTTCGCGATCGTGGTCGCTGACATCGGCAGCCTGCTCAAGCACTTGGTCGAAAAACCCGTCGCGGGTGTATTGCTCAAGCGTCTTGGTGTGCTTGGACGGCAGGCGAATCGTGATCGAGATCTTACCGGGGTCGCACGCAGGCGGAATGACGAACTGCGCGCGTTGGCCGGTGGGAAAGGTCAGCGAGACCACCGGATCGGCATCGGTGATGCGCTGCCCGGTATTACTTTCATTGACGACCGCGGTGCAGAATTGCCTGGCCCGGTCAAAGGTCAGCGACGGCACCTCCATGCGCTGCCAACCGGTGATCGTTTCCAGATAGAGCTCGCCAGGACGATTGATACAGATTTCTGTGACTTCGGGAGAATTCAGATAGTCCAGGATTCCCAGCACAGAGTACTGATAATCCAGGAAATCATTCGAGATTCGCGCAGTCGGGGAATCGTCGATTGTCATGGCGGCCGTCGCGCTCACTTGGGTAGCACCGCCGAGAAATCGACATCTTTTGCGACGTAAACGTTCAAGACCGTCCCTTGATTGATCGTCAGCGTTGCAGGGCGACGCCCGGATTTTTCCACAGCCTGCTGGGCGAGCTGCTGCATGCTCTGTGCGGTGTTGCTCTCGAATGGTTGCTGCGTGATGGTCCCGGAGCCTACGCCAATCGTGGTCGTTTCAGGACCATACTCTGCAGCCGCGTATTTGAAAGCATCGCTCAAGAGGCTAATGAACAACGCCGAAGCGATCTTGTTTCCCCAGTGGGCATTGTATTGGCCCGGATGACCAGCGCTGCCGAGCGTATCAATGCCTGGGCCGACCAGAGTGACATCGAGCCCTGTGGGCGTGGTCACTCGATCCCAGACAACTTGCAGACGCCGGGTCGTTGGCTCACCGGCACCATACTGACCCAGCATTTTGGAGCCCTTCGGCAATAGAAGGTTGTGCCCGTTGATCGAGTAAACCGGTTCGGTAACGATGCAGGACGTGTAGCCACCGAAATCGGAAATGATCCGCGTCTCCAGAATACAACGGATGTAGGTGCCACGCACGAGCAAACCGTCAGGATTGCTGATTGGCTTGGCCAACGTCACCTGCTCCTGTTCTTGAGCAGCAGGCTGTGCACCAAGCTGGCCCGGCATGCCGGGAACACCAGAACCGCCAGCCTCAGCGGACTGCTCGGCCAGAATGCGGCGTTCCAACAAGGTCGGGCCACGCGGACGCTCCGGGGCGGAAGCCGTGCTGTCGCTGTCATCGGTAGGCATGGGCGGCAACGGCGGCAAATTCGGCTGCTGCGCCAGAGGCACCGGAGCCGGCTCCACGGGATCAGCCATATTCTGCGGAAGCGCCGGTGCGACGACCGTCTCGGCACGCGGCTTGACCGGTGCTGAGTCGCCAGAGCGCTGATTTGCCAACCAAAAAATAGCCAAAAGCAACACACCGGCGATCAGCGCGAGAAAAACCAGCGCCTTCCGGTTCAATCGCTTGATATCGCTGGATCGCAGTACAGGCTCGTTCGCATCGAGATCCGGCTCCGCAGCCGCCTGCTGACGTGCGAAGTAGGGATTACTGCGCTCGTCGTACTCGTTAGTCGAGCGTTCGTCTCCTCGGTTGTCGTGGGAGCGCTCATCAGGGCTGTTTGGAATGTTCGAGTTCACTTTTGCTTGTTCCTTCGCAGACCGACGACATTATCGCCATGACGAACTACCAGGAAAGGGTAAGTTCCATGCACGATCAAGGTATTACCCTCAACGGTCGTATTTACGAGAAAATCCTCGCTATGCTCTTTCTCCCGAGCAAAAACCGCCGGGAAGTTGCCCGTGGGGAATCGCGTTAAATCCATATTGATATAAGTGAACTTACCGTCATCATAGACCCGACTCGGAATCAACCAGGACTTCTCGGTACGCGTCGCGTAATCATAGTCGTAGTAGTAGCGCCGATCCTTGAGAATCTTGGCGTTCAACAGGGGACCATTCTTGGCAGCAGCCGCATCCTCGACGTTATTGAAACTCGTATCCTTCGGATAACTAAATACGACTTTGTACTGCACGCCCGCTTGCTTCGCCTGCTCCAGGCGTTGCCAGTCGGTCGCAACGACCTTGAGCTCAAGGATATAGGAGTGCGTAGCCGTACGAATCATCATATTCGTATCGACGTCGACATTCTTCGGCTTCAAATAAAATACATTCTCACGACGCGTGAGCTCCCAACCTCCGGTGAAACCCGTACTGTAATCGAGAATTTTTTCATTCGGACTGAGCTCAATCTGGGTTGTGATACCCAGGCCGGTACGCACCTGATAGATACGATCAGGCGCGTATTCATATTCCTGTACGACCTGAGCGGAGACCGAGAATGCACACAATACGAATGGCAATGCTGCAGCCAATGCCGCCCTGTAGGGGTTAGAGGGTTTCATCGACCGCTTGCTCCATTGACATTGTTCGGCATCCCTTGGGGTTGGATCGTGGACTGAGCTTTAGTTCGGCCGGCAGGCTGCGCCTGGCCAGAATATCCAGACTGCTGCTGTTGCACCGGCGCACTACCTGGAGCCACCGGCATGCCTTGTTGTACCGGGACACCGGCCTGCGTTGCAGCGCCAGCTACATTGGGATCGACCATGCCTGGAGTCATCTGCTGCTGGTATGCGGCGGCCTGCGGCGGCGTGCTGATGGAGGAAGGCGCTGCAGGCAAGACCGAATAGTCATTATCGACGCGATAATCGGTCACCCGGAAACCCAGGGGATTTTCCACCCTGAGACTGTCGCTCATCTGAAGGTTGTCCTGGTAGGTAAACCCCATCGTCGCAATTTTATTGTCCAGCAGCGTGGTTACAGTGGAGCTCTTGTCGTAGACATTCCGCTGAAAACGTACCGTCGCACCGGTATACGCCTTACCCCCGCCACCGATAAGGGTGATACTGAGGATATTGATACGGATCGCACGCAACGTTCCATACGTGTTGAAAGGTCTCATTGGATTATTGCCGGCGTACAGCGAGCGATACTCGGCAAGCACATTCGTGGCCGCCATCGCGGCAACAGTGTTCCAATCACGATCACGGATCGTGGACGCATCAAATGATTCGCGCGCCAGGATGAAACGCGCGATATTGCTGCGCGCCAATGCCTCGCTGGTACTGATGGTGCGTCCGCCATAATTCGCTTCGAGCTTGGCGATGGTGCTGGTGCCGGAATATGCATCGGCCATCACCAGATACGGAACCTTCTCCTTCAGCGGCAACATGTAGTAGTAGCCACCCGCCGTCATGACGGTGATGAGCATGGAAACGGTCGCCACGCTCCATGCGCGCTTTTCGCTGCGGCGTGCGAGGTCGGCAATGCTGACCTCGTAGTTCACCGCTTTCTGGACGACCGCGCCCACATGGGCAGAACCGTCCTTTTCACTGACCTTCTTACGCAACATGTCTAGATCCGTCACCGTGGGGCCTTGTCAGGCCTGAAACTATTGCCGCGACGAGCGCGGACACATGGGAGGCTTGAGCTGATTCGCCGACCGAATGCTTGAGAGCATCGAATCAGCAGTCAGCCCTTAGAGCTTGGCTCCGGACGACACAGGCACCGGCTGTACCAACAGCTTGTTAGCAGAGACGGACACCGAAATACCTTGAGCTGCATATACCGCGCTCAGCTCGGTGGCAGCTTGCTGCACGCTGGTAGTACTGATGTTGGAGACCGGGGCGATCAAGGTGTAATCCGACGACAGGTTGTAGGACAACTGCATGTTTGAATCCGCGGCCCAACGTTCCAGCATGGTCTTCAGCGTGCCGTCCATCGGCGTGGCCTGATACGTGTAGGAGGTGTAGAGCGGAATTTCGGTGGGGGCTTCGTCAAAGTGATTGACGTGCTTCCAACGTCCACCAAAGTCGGGAGCAGGCTTGGTCGCGCAGGCGCCAACCAACACAGCGACTACCAAGACCAGCGACAGCTTGGACAGATACATCGGATTCACTCTGGACTTCTCCAACTCATGAAATTTCGGGCTTAAGACGGACAGCACTACAGCCCCGATCACTTGCAGGTGACGGAGGGAATATGCTTTTGGCAAACAATTCGAGTGAGCGTGCAGGCCCGAACTAACCAAAACAGGCAAGTCAGCACCGCACCGACGCGCAACGGATAAAAATGAACACGCTGAACAACCATCCATAGCCTTACTCCTGTACGACCCCGTTCGGCGCCGCTCCCTTAACGAAAAATCAACACTGCGCGAATTCTGGGTAACTTTGCCTTTAACGGACACATCAGTCAAGAATTGCCAGCGCCTATCCGCACCATTTTTGTGATGGTAATCGCAAATTGATGAAAAGCGTATTCACATCGGTCTTGGATAGCAGCCGTGCGGTGCAATACCGACCTTCGTAAGTGCGGATCTTGTTGCATTTCACCGAATGCAGGCTGCCCTCGTACAAAGAGACTTTCTTCTCGCTGCCCATCGCCTTGCGATCTTGCGGAAGCATCAGGGCACGCCGCTCTTCGGAGACACTTTAGTGTGACCTCCTTGGCCCGGGTGATGTTCTTCTTTTTGATCGTCGTCTAACCCAGCATTTCCGAGTAGTCGCTGGCGTTCTGCTGCTCTCATGGCGCGTATAGGATCTGCAGCGCATGATTGGTGATGAGACGACTTTCCGCCGATCGGAGATCTTGATCTTGCATGTAGCTTGATGCCACGCTGGGTCAGCTGCAAGAAAAAACGATTCTGTTAAAACCACTCAAGTCACTGTGCTATCTGGACTTGGAGTGGTGGGCGGTACAGGGTTCGAACCTGTGACCCCTACCATGTCAAGGTAGTGCTCTACCGCTGAGCTAACCGCCCGTTTCTTGCGCCAGCGTTGCGCTACGCAGGGCGCGGATTATAGCGCAGGGTTTCGTTGGCCACAAGCCTTCCCTGCACCAGCAGGGTGACGTGCCCTACCCCAAGCTCGCTGCCTTCAACTTCTGGATATGGTCGCGGATCTGCGCCGCCGCCTCGAACTCCAGATCCTTGGCGTGCTGGTACATCTTCTGCTCCAGGCTCTTCAGCTTGCCAGCAATCTCTGCCGGTTTCATGGCGTGGTAGTCGGGAGCATCTTCGGCCACCTGGCGCGACTTCGAACGTCCCTTGCCGGCCTTCTTCTCCGCCGCATCCTCGCGCGCGCCTTCCATGATGTCGGAGATCGAGCGCACCACCGATTTCGGTGTGATGCCATGTTCCAGGTTGTACTCGACCTGCTTCTCACGGCGGCGATCGGTTTCATCGATTGCAGCTTGCATCGAACGCGTCATCTTGTCGGCATACAAAATGGCCTTGCCGCGCAGGTTGCGCGCGGCACGACCGATGGTCTGGATCAGCGAGCCGGTCGAACGGAGAAATCCTTCCTTGTCCGCATCGAGGATCGCTACCAGCGACACTTCCGGCATATCCAGACCTTCACGCAATAGGTTGATGCCGACCAGCACATCGAACTTGCCAAGGCGCAGGTCGCGGATGATTTCCACGCGCTCGACGGTGTCGATATCGGAGTGCAAGTAGCGCACGCGAATACCGTGCTCGCCCAGGTACTCGGTGAGATTCTCGGACATGCGTTTAGTCAGCGTAGTCACCAACACACGATCGCCGAGCTTGATGCGCTCGTGGATCTCTGACATCAAGTCGTCGACCTGCGTGCCTACTGGACGGATCTCTACTACCGGATCGATCAATCCGGTCGGGCGCACCACCAGTTCCGTAATCTCGCCGGCAGATTCGCGCAACTCGTAGGGCCCAGGCGTCGCCGACACATAAATGCTGCGCGGCGAACGCGCCTCCCACTCCTCAAAACGCAACGGGCGATTGTCCAATGCCGAAGGTAGACGAAAGCCGAACTCTACCAGCGTTTCCTTGCGCGAGCGGTCGCCCTTGTACATGGCGCCGATCTGCGGAATGGTCACGTGCGACTCGTCGA is part of the Xanthomonas fragariae genome and encodes:
- a CDS encoding TcpQ domain-containing protein, yielding MYLSKLSLVLVVAVLVGACATKPAPDFGGRWKHVNHFDEAPTEIPLYTSYTYQATPMDGTLKTMLERWAADSNMQLSYNLSSDYTLIAPVSNISTTSVQQAATELSAVYAAQGISVSVSANKLLVQPVPVSSGAKL
- the uvrB gene encoding excinuclease ABC subunit UvrB; its protein translation is MTDRFQLVSPYAPAGDQPAAIDKLVANFEAGLAKQTLLGVTGSGKTYTIANVVQQVQKPTLVMAPNKTLAAQLYGEFKSFFPHNAVEYFVSYYDYYQPEAYVPSSDTFIEKDSSINEHIEQMRLSATKTLLSRRDSLVVATVSAIYGLGAPEDYLSLRLILSVGEHIDQRRLIRHLTDLQYTRNEFELTRGAFRVRGEVMDVFPAESDTEALRIELFDGDIERLTLFDPLTGETLRKLQRYTVYPKTHYATTRERTLSAVDTIKEELKERLEQLYSQNKLVEAQRLAQRTQFDLEMMAEVGFCNGIENYSRHLTGKAPGEPPPTLFDYLPPDALLVIDESHVTIPQIGAMYKGDRSRKETLVEFGFRLPSALDNRPLRFEEWEARSPRSIYVSATPGPYELRESAGEITELVVRPTGLIDPVVEIRPVGTQVDDLMSEIHERIKLGDRVLVTTLTKRMSENLTEYLGEHGIRVRYLHSDIDTVERVEIIRDLRLGKFDVLVGINLLREGLDMPEVSLVAILDADKEGFLRSTGSLIQTIGRAARNLRGKAILYADKMTRSMQAAIDETDRRREKQVEYNLEHGITPKSVVRSISDIMEGAREDAAEKKAGKGRSKSRQVAEDAPDYHAMKPAEIAGKLKSLEQKMYQHAKDLEFEAAAQIRDHIQKLKAASLG